The DNA segment GCACCGAGCTCCTCTCAGGTGATGGGGATGGTGCGCCTGTTTTTGAGTTTTAGTTTTGTCGTCATCACCATCGTATTGTAAGTGCCCCAAGCACACTGCCAATATGAAGATGCGTTCGCAGCCGCCGCTGCAACCTTGTGAGAAGGAGATAAGGAAACGGAAGAAGGTAGGCCGCCGGCAGCAGTAGCCATCCTCACGGCAGGCCATGCAGTCTCCTCCCCTCCCCCTGCCCTACTCCTCTCTTTCTCCACGTCCTCATCGGCAACAGAGCAAGAAGAGTGTCCTCCATTCatcaacaaatgaaatgaggcacACACCGCGCCTCGTGTTCCCCACCGCGAGCACGAGTGCACATGCATATGAGCACTGTATGAGTGGGAATCTAGGTTGTTCGGTGTGAAGTGCAAGACGGCTTCCCAGCTGACAGGTGTGCCGATGGCACTGTCATTTCCAGTCCTTATACCGAATTCTGGGAATCTGTAAACACGATAAATGTGGTGCACTGCCTTTGAGCACAGGCACCGCACCCCATTCAGCACTGATTTCGGGCGGGATAGCAAGAGCTGTGGGCTGGCCTGGCAGGCTGCCAAAGCTCCGCCAGTGCTCGTGCTAGCCTCACCCACTATCTCATTTGTGCTCTGCTGAGCTACTTCGCCCGCGGTAAAAAATTTTCCCTTGGGTTTGTTTTGAAccagcaatgaaatttcgttACATTGAAAGTGCGGCAAAATGTACATTTTTATATTGGAGCTAAAAATACATAGTGTTCCTAGGAAGTGAAGTTATGAAAACTGAAACACTTCGTCAAATTGAGAATTTCGTTATATTGCAAAgtgttacatccaggtttagcTGTATATCACAATCACCTGGGAAGGTGGAAGTTTTTTCTGTGCTATCTTGTCACGTTCCTTGAAGAATACTGAAGATCTGAACATTTCATCCTTTTGGATAATAACTTGTGAATCACAAAACTTGCAGCTTAACAAAATCTGAGATGGATGCAACAGGGTGCATGAAGTGAAAATGTTTAGAGAATGCCACCACTCGCGCAGAAAGTATAAAGCAACTTAAGCACACAAAAAATTACCCATGCGGCAAGCACTACAAATTCTGCTAGCCCTGCTAACTGCAAACAGCACCGTCCAAAggtgaaaagaggaaaaaaatcaaGCTCACGTTTTCCAGTTGCGATGATTCAGCTCTGTGAAGTCACTAACAGAGCAAGCAATGTCTTTCAGGTAGCGGGCCAGCCGCACCAGCTCACGGTCGGTGTTTCGGTGAGGATGTGCATTGCGGAATGGCCTCACCTGGAAAGTGCAGGCATCGTGTGACAAGTCTGCACGAGAACAGTAAAGGAAGTGCACCAGCAGGGCAATCTTCCCATCAATGAAACATGAACTAACTCACCCTCAGACCTGATTGTGGATTCATGAGTAAGTTCCTGCGAATGTTGTCGACGTTCCTGCGAATGTCGTCGATCATTATTGTGTTCTCAGTACGGTATGCTGAAACCAGGCCCCATATCTATGCAGGTGGCTTAACCTGAAAGCAAACCAATAAATGAGCGGAGGTCACATTTGGCACATTGCCCTTAGCACATGGGGAGTGCACAGTGAAGGGACAAAGCAATAAAAACTGTATTCACAGAGATTTGAGAAAGATGGGCTTGTTGGTGTAACACAACTAGACAAGGCCCAGCACTCACATCTGCCTCATGTTCactgcattctttcttttttgcactgcATCCTCTAGTAAAAAAGTTTATTCGAGCTGGCAGCAGCTCATGCAAGGAAACTGCTGCAGCGTGGATCTGGCTAGCTGGTGTAAATGTGACAGAAATCAGCCAGCCAGTAAGTGCTGATGTAGCAAGTACTGCACGAGATGATGCTAAGTAAGCCAAAACAAAAGAAATTAAATTTACATGTAGCATAGTCTCAATGCGTGCTGGAATTAACGAGCTAATGCGGAAACTTATAGCTAAATTCATCTTAGATCAAAGAATGGTTTACCTCTGCCCTTTGCCTGAACATAACCTGTATGGCAAGCTCAAGCGAAGAGCGAAACATGAATTGCCATCATTACAGGCATTTGAGCACAAACTATGCCACCGAGTTTTCTGTTTGTGCGCTACAAATGAAGCCATGTTCATTAGCAGCTCTCATCAATACTATCAAGGGCTTAAAAAATGGGTAGCAGTttaacattgctaagcacgaaatattgtacgaaagcacagttttttgctagtggacaccaccgccacatacctgaaagcacgaatgaggtgtccactgacccaaggagccagttatgcgcgtctgcaactttttcatcgtcactgCCAATTTACCTATGGTACACTGGCcctatcccctcttcctgtctcctcacatttttcatttcatttctccattctgtctgctatcctttatttccggtgcccctgctcaggtgctttagtatcgatggcatgtgctagggctagcaaaaattttatccttcctttttattattattttattaaaccaCTAGTAGCACGCtcgcggcctatgctccagtgctgcttttctgcagcaatgttgtcgtGCCAACGCGTTTttctctagtgccgtgtttctgccaccaacgcatgcagcgcacatctctctgtcactaccgccacatagctcaaagcgacAATATTCGGGCACTTTGGCAGTAGTAGCAACACAGCGCACACGCAACTCAGGCCACGGTTCCACTGTTTTTCAGGTTGGTGCCTTTTACATTTTGCTTCGcatgtcttctgctgctgccaatTGTCACTGATTTAGAAATGGGTTCAGAGACCTGCTTGGAGTGTCAGTCTGGTTTTCCAAAAAATAGCTTGTTTGTTACCTGCTCTGAATGTGACAACAGCTGCCCCACCGGTAACTGTTCAGGGTTAACGACGAAGGTGACAGGGCCAAAACAGGTGATGGTAGTATAAGTCATTGGGAATGCCGGACATGCACAACTGGAAATGAACGCTGGGGCCACATGGCCACTCGACTGACTTCAGCGCGTGAACATAACTTAACCACTGAAGTAAATGGCCATGCATGAAAAATTGCGCAGCATATTGCCTTTGGCAGGAAAGATCGACCACTACtcgaaagaataaaagaaatagTGCTCGGCCTTCAAGCTTCCGTACAGCATATTTCATACAGATATGATGAGGTTCTGGACAGACTGATAAAGCAAGACCATGCTATTTCCAACATATTGGCTCGCATTGAGCGCGTGGAAAAATCAACCCAAGCAAAAAAAGTTTCATGCCTCAAAGAACAACTCAATAACCCAGAACAATACGGTCGAATAAATAACCTAGAGATCCATGGTGTTGAATTCCAGGAGAATGAAAACCTGCCAGCGAAAGTGAATGAGTTCGCAACAACCATGGATGTTTCTCCGTTGAAAGAAGAACTGGATGGCCTGCATCGCATTCCATCAAAGGGCGAGCATGGGTGACCCGTTTTAATTCGTTTTGTCTCAAGGAAAACTAAGAAAAactggaaagaaaaaacaaagcagaAGCAGCGAAGCTGCTCAGGAGTAAGCTTGTATGATAATGTAATGCGAAAAAAGCTCAGAAATGAGCTTTCATGATAACCTGACACTGCAGAACAAGCGCCAGCTTTGGTTGGCACACACACGCGCTCAAGAAATGGGTTATCAGTTCGCATGACAAAACGACGGCACAGTATTTCTTAGAAGGGCTCCCGATAAACTGGCATTGCGCATCGCCAGTGAAGCTGACTTATCCATGATACGTCCACCATCTGTACCTTTGGACGCCACTCAGATGATGGAGTTGCACAGGATACTTGTTGATAGTAAATCCGCAATTCTTAAACTGAATGTAAATGTTCCACAATAGCCCGGGCGCGCCGCCTTTCAATAACGTATTATAGTGTGGATGATTTTAAAACTCTCTTAAAACCACTTGCATCAAAAAGTAAACTCTATTCTATGTTTTGCTTAAATTCTCGGAGCTTAAAGAACAAAGTTGAtgtcactacctacataaatctTCAATTTGATGTTTTAGCGTTTACTGAAACTTGGTTCACAAACAGCTTACACAAAACTACATCGATGATTACTCAGAAGTTTCCCTTcacagaaataataaaaatggGGGTAGTGTGTCATTGCATTTTTGCCGTGGAATGCCTCATGCTTTGTTGGAAAAATATTCAGTTGCCCACAAGATTATGAAATTCTGGTCGTGGATTCATGTGGCATTACACTCATGTCGGTGGGTCAGCGGCCGTCACGAAACGTAAACAACTTCTTGACATATTTTGAAAATACACTAGAAGATATATTCAAGGGTTCAACGAAAGTTCTACTGGTCAGACATTAGTAGAAATAAAAGTATAactcactgaccaagtcaaactAAAAAATTTACGTTTTGGAACCCGTGCGGGTTCCTTCTTCTCGTTGAGGCTAAAATGGCAAGCTgtcgaaacttaaatacgcaGAATATATTGTAATGATTGCATGTATACCATTTCGCAtcctcccttccttccggttcatagtatcaggaaTCGTTTGGATAAAAGATGAATCAAGCAAAAGACGTGCAGTCAAGTTCTGCTCTTTTGATATGACTGCAGTTTTGTCCCAGTCAATATCATGCATCTTATCGTGCTCGTGTTTGGCAATTGCACTGGAAGCCACTTCGTGGTTTCCGacatcgcgctgatgctctttcatTCCTCTGGAGAATTTTTCTGTAGATTTGGTAGAAAATGCCGGGAAAGTGGTTATCTGACAAGGAATCCTTGACTTTCACCAGCATACTTCGAGGTTTGCTAGAAGGCACGTGTACAATGCGTAGGTTATACCCCGCAAAAATACATGATAACGCTTCCCTTATACCATGTGCATACGGAATGCAGCAGTGGCGGTAAAAACGTACGAATGGCCGAGCTCGGTTGCAAGGGCTGTTTTTGGATCCTTTCCACAAAGTGGTAGGGATAGCAGTTAGACAAAAGCTCTCGGCATATTAAATGGctcagtcggaatgtcgatgggctgaagcgggccactaggcgggagcgagggcgttttccggcgctagcattgatcgcaggcagcaacgtaaccgcggacagagcggtaaaggccaCTCAAGA comes from the Amblyomma americanum isolate KBUSLIRL-KWMA chromosome 1, ASM5285725v1, whole genome shotgun sequence genome and includes:
- the LOC144117499 gene encoding ubiquitin-like domain-containing CTD phosphatase 1; the encoded protein is MIDDIRRNVDNIRRNLLMNPQSGLRVRPFRNAHPHRNTDRELVRLARYLKDIACSVSDFTELNHRNWKT